A stretch of Leishmania braziliensis MHOM/BR/75/M2904 complete genome, chromosome 11 DNA encodes these proteins:
- a CDS encoding putative chromatin binding protein yields the protein MSEIALIDDFLPTFAFAATVGEVLQVACGAYHTLVLTTTGLYGWGLHEDGQLGLGRPSTPSALAAAEGSALGDVGATAVTVPTHVDQPLRIPFAELLGGDEAVEDVPVTIISVHCGADHSFVCSTAGVYVTGRNDCGQLGLGHTDNVYTWTRLCVALPPRTADENANHTAATSRAASPMMSSLPSAWDADRGGRHAWLLYGRLTHISCGAHHTLLAWCDAVILRAAAPPSPDSQQPPVKCSRSHELVYYPSLLMACGRGDFGELGYDGDTWAVLQAKAQRQERALRSALQQKQAHDGIDDSQHGATDGTYKLKWKAAAAVKQRRPPFNSTFFEVVEGVDVLEESAVTLPMTCTEDMPSALLHRGWTIHELAEDVIRKCHERTATDCLRLPPTTSALQTSSGGQSRWEVAKLQAMQHHSAVTLRQRHEEGEEQQLVLHWGCYYCSDIEDAAASHPRDVFADVRDAVNRDYAGVATAGLRCWYGGIHAGEESLLRYSSSCRPSVPEMPPALAREENVASSPCGIPPSQVPLLQIMGSGNLGLGTDDSFTCDWTSLAWSDGPMTAGGQATVHSVVGRSHYLIWTHGQGVSSPVGDPSAAAAPLRERLPAASSSCVFGFGDNLHGQLGAPALQASNTSGDDVVVAPRPVLRDGNVLRVAAAVKQSLRDTAVPPARHHRSAAAKTSEPFTAAVGVHYEVVAIRAVEAGARHSVFLVDVRPVTSAAASVSATPATTRD from the coding sequence ATGAGCGAGATCGCCCTGATAGACGACTTCCTACCTACCTTCGCCTTTGCTGCCACTGTAGGAGAGGTTCTTCAGGTCGCTTGTGGGGCATATCACACCTTGGTGCTGACCACCACCGGACTCTACGGCTGGGGACTGCATGAAGATGGTCAACTCGGCCTGGGCCGTCCATCCACTCCGAGTGCGCTAGCGGCTGCCGAGGGCAGCGCTCTCGGTGACGTAGGCGCCACGGCAGTGACGGTGCCGACCCACGTTGATCAGCCTCTTCGAATCCCCTTCGCTGAATTGCTAGGCGGGgacgaggcggtggaggacgTGCCCGTCACGATCATTTCTGTCCACTGCGGGGCCGATCACTCATTTGTCTGCTCGACGGCCGGCGTTTACGTGACGGGTCGGAACGACTGCGGCCAGCTTGGCCTTGGGCACACCGACAATGTGTACACATGGACTCGACTCTGCGTGGCACTCCCCCCAAGGACTGCTGACGAGAATGCAAACCACACTGCAGCAACGTCGCGTGCAGCTTCGCCGATGATGTCTTCTCTACCGAGCGCGTGGGACGCTGATCGAGGCGGTCGACACGCGTGGCTGCTTTACGGCCGCCTCACGCACATCAGCTGCGGCGCTCATCACACCCTTCTCGCCTGGTGTGACGCAGTCATcctgcgcgcagcagcaccgccgagTCCCGATTCCCAACAGCCGCCCGTCAAGTGCAGCCGCAGTCATGAGCTTGTCTACTACCCGTCCCTACTAATGGCATGCGGTCGAGGCGACTTTGGCGAGCTCGGCTACGACGGCGACACCTGGGCGGTGCTGCAAGCCAAAGCTCAGAGGCaggagcgcgcgctgcgctcAGCCCTGCAGCAGAAACAGGCGCATGACGGCATCGACGACAGTCAGCACGGCGCGACTGACGGCACTTACAAGCTCAAGTGGaaggctgcggctgccgtcaAGCAGCGGCGTCCCCCCTTCAACTCTACCTTCTtcgaggtggtggaaggTGTAGACGTGCTGGAGGAAAGTGCAGTGACGCTTCCCATGACTTGTACGGAGGACATGCCCTCAGCACTGCTTCACCGAGGTTGGACAATCCATGAACTGGCAGAAGACGTGATCAGGAAATGCCATGAGCGCACTGCAACGGACTGCTTGCGCCTTCCCCCCACTACTTCCGCCCTCCAgaccagcagcggtggccaaAGTCGATGGGAAGTTGCAAAGCTGCAGGCGATGCAGCACCACTCCGCCGTTACGCTGCGGCAACGCCACGAAGAGGGTGAGGAGCAGCAACTGGTCCTGCACTGGGGCTGCTACTACTGCTCTGACATCGAGGATGCAGCCGCCTCTCACCCACGAGACGTATTCGCCGATGTACGAGATGCAGTCAACCGTGATTATGCTGGTGTGGCTACCGCAGGGCTCCGTTGCTGGTATGGGGGAATACATGCCGGAGAGGAAAGCCTGTTGCGCTACAGTTCATCTTGCAGACCCTCCGTACCCGAAATGCCACCAGCGCTAGCTCGTGAAGAGAACGTGGCATCGTCGCCCTGTGGTATCCCCCCCTCACAGGTGCCACTGCTACAGATCATGGGCAGCGGCAACCTTGGGCTCGGCACTGACGACAGCTTCACGTGCGACTGGACAAGTCTGGCGTGGTCAGACGGTCCCATGACCGCCGGAGGTCAGGCGACGGTGCATTCGGTGGTGGGCCGCTCGCACTACCTCATCTGGACGCACGGCCAGGGAGTGAGCAGCCCTGTGGGTGACCCttcagcggcagctgcgcctttGCGCGAGAGGTTGCCGGCTGCCTCGTCATCGTGTGTCTTTGGCTTTGGGGACAACTTGCACGGACAGCTCGGTGCACCTGCGCTGCAGGCCAGCAATACATCGGGAGATGACGTCGTGGTGGCACCACGGCCTGTTCTGCGAGACGGGAATGTACTGcgcgtcgcagccgctgtgAAACAGTCGCTGCGAGACACTGCGGTTCCGCCTGCGCGCCATCACCGCTCCGCTGCGGCAAAGACGTCGGAGCCTTTCACGGCTGCAGTGGGGGTGCATTACGAAGTGGTGGCGATTCGTGCTGTTGAGGCTGGAGCCCGCCACTCCGTCTTCCTCGTGGATGTGCGTCCTGTcacctcggcagcagcatcagtATCAGCAACGCCAGCGACCACGAGGGACTAG